In one Streptomyces sp. T12 genomic region, the following are encoded:
- a CDS encoding PhoX family protein, with protein MSENTTVGRTTRRQLLARTGALGVSIAFAGELTELFAGTAAAQNLGHTGYGPLVPDPKGLLDLPKGFSYQVLSREGDRLRSGEGLVPSNHDGMSAFAARSAGRPGRVHLVRNHENRVTAKIPVPTVEGLTYDPAGKGGCTALTLDSRDRVLSERVAIAGTAVNCAGGPTPWGTWLTCEETEDRAGTNGYTKDHGFIFEVDPANPHRSGAVPLAAMGRFQHEAIAVDPRRGIVYETEDAFEKPFGLFYRFLPHQPHGSLGTLRAGGRLQAMRVPGVPDLSSIQETGASFENIEWVDVPDPLAAQTPIRHQDFGPKGITHAQKLEGCYWGGRNVYFVSSFARRAEGSAADHYGQIWRYDPTARRLTLVIVFGPDTNLQLPGESPDNICLSPSGGLMVCEDGNGAQHVFGVTRQGEVYAMARNAQNMGTAEEPEWGEFAGVTFSPDGETMYVNCYAPGTTFAVTGPWRK; from the coding sequence ATGTCCGAGAACACGACCGTCGGTCGTACGACACGTCGTCAGCTCCTCGCCCGCACCGGCGCGTTGGGCGTCTCGATCGCCTTCGCCGGAGAACTCACCGAACTCTTCGCGGGCACCGCCGCCGCGCAGAACCTGGGCCACACCGGATACGGCCCGCTGGTCCCCGACCCAAAGGGCCTGCTCGACCTGCCGAAAGGTTTCTCCTACCAGGTCCTCTCCCGCGAGGGCGACCGGCTCCGCTCCGGCGAGGGCCTGGTCCCCTCCAACCACGACGGCATGTCCGCCTTCGCCGCGCGTTCCGCCGGCCGGCCAGGCCGCGTCCACCTGGTGCGCAACCACGAGAACCGCGTCACCGCGAAAATCCCCGTCCCGACCGTCGAGGGCCTCACCTACGACCCGGCGGGCAAGGGCGGCTGTACGGCGCTGACGCTGGACTCGCGTGACCGGGTCCTGTCCGAGCGCGTCGCCATCGCCGGTACGGCCGTCAACTGCGCGGGCGGGCCCACGCCTTGGGGTACCTGGCTGACCTGCGAGGAGACCGAGGACAGGGCGGGCACCAACGGCTACACCAAGGACCACGGCTTCATCTTCGAGGTCGACCCGGCGAACCCGCACCGCTCCGGCGCGGTCCCGCTGGCCGCGATGGGCCGCTTCCAGCACGAGGCGATCGCGGTGGATCCACGGCGCGGCATCGTCTACGAGACCGAGGACGCCTTCGAGAAGCCCTTCGGCCTCTTCTACCGCTTCCTGCCCCACCAGCCGCACGGCAGCCTGGGTACCCTGCGCGCGGGCGGCCGCCTCCAGGCGATGCGCGTGCCGGGGGTCCCCGACCTCTCCTCGATCCAGGAGACGGGCGCGAGCTTCGAGAACATCGAGTGGGTCGACGTACCGGACCCGCTCGCCGCCCAAACCCCCATCCGCCACCAGGACTTCGGCCCGAAGGGCATCACCCACGCGCAGAAGCTGGAGGGCTGCTACTGGGGCGGCCGCAACGTCTACTTCGTCTCCTCCTTCGCCCGCAGAGCGGAGGGCTCGGCGGCGGACCACTACGGCCAGATCTGGCGCTACGACCCCACCGCGCGCCGCCTCACCCTGGTGATCGTCTTCGGTCCCGACACGAACCTGCAGCTCCCCGGCGAGTCCCCGGACAACATCTGCCTCTCCCCCAGCGGCGGCCTGATGGTGTGCGAGGACGGCAACGGCGCCCAGCACGTCTTCGGGGTGACGCGGCAGGGCGAGGTGTACGCGATGGCGCGCAACGCCCAGAACATGGGAACGGCCGAAGAGCCGGAGTGGGGCGAGTTCGCCGGCGTCACCTTCTCGCCGGACGGCGAGACGATGTACGTCAACTGCTACGCGCCGGGTACGACGTTCGCGGTGACGGGGCCCTGGCGCAAGTAG
- a CDS encoding DUF692 domain-containing protein yields MKRLGTGIGWRPEIADAVERMPGIDWVEAVAENVCPGHLPESLVRLRERGVTVIPHGVSLGLGGADRPSAERLAALAERVAALGSPLVTEHIAFVRAGGPLTASPHLEAGHLLPVPRTRDALDVLCENVRIAQDALPVPLAVENIAALISWPGEEMTEGQFLYELADRTGVRLLIDVANLHTNHVNRGEDPAKALAELPLEAIAYVHVAGGFERDGVWHDSHAHPVPPPVLDILTDLASRVSPPGVLLERDENFPEPAELERELGAIRGALEKGGVERGASGGPAPVEGASQQAAREQDTAREAEAVREAEGASAGAFAADAVRQRLALAQAALLSALVAGTPVPEGFDRVRLGVQARALAGKRADVVAKVAPELPVILKDGYRRAFLAYSHGHPMTDGYRRDALDFAGYLLAEGRIEDARVRAELREWWLERSGPRPRSRRPGVRLARATRRVLLRR; encoded by the coding sequence ATGAAGCGACTGGGCACGGGGATCGGATGGCGTCCGGAGATCGCGGACGCCGTGGAGCGTATGCCCGGCATCGACTGGGTCGAGGCCGTCGCCGAGAACGTCTGCCCCGGGCATCTGCCCGAGTCCCTGGTACGGCTGCGGGAGCGCGGGGTGACCGTGATCCCGCACGGCGTCTCGCTGGGCCTGGGCGGCGCGGACCGGCCCTCCGCCGAGCGGCTCGCCGCGCTCGCCGAGCGGGTGGCGGCGCTGGGGTCGCCGCTGGTCACCGAGCACATCGCGTTCGTACGGGCGGGCGGTCCGCTGACGGCGTCCCCGCACCTGGAGGCGGGGCATCTCCTGCCGGTCCCCCGCACCCGGGACGCCCTCGACGTGCTGTGCGAGAACGTCCGTATCGCCCAGGACGCACTGCCGGTGCCGCTGGCCGTGGAGAACATCGCCGCGCTCATCTCCTGGCCTGGCGAGGAGATGACCGAGGGACAGTTCCTGTACGAACTCGCCGACCGCACGGGCGTACGCCTCCTCATCGACGTCGCCAACCTGCACACCAACCACGTCAACCGGGGCGAGGACCCGGCCAAGGCGCTCGCCGAACTTCCGCTGGAGGCCATCGCGTACGTCCATGTCGCGGGCGGCTTCGAACGCGACGGCGTCTGGCACGACAGCCACGCCCACCCGGTCCCGCCGCCGGTCCTCGACATCCTGACCGACCTCGCGTCCCGCGTGTCCCCGCCCGGGGTCCTGCTGGAGCGGGACGAGAACTTCCCTGAACCGGCAGAGCTGGAGCGGGAGTTGGGGGCGATTCGGGGGGCTTTGGAGAAGGGGGGCGTGGAGAGGGGGGCCTCCGGAGGCCCGGCGCCCGTGGAGGGGGCCTCGCAGCAGGCGGCACGCGAGCAGGACACGGCACGCGAGGCGGAGGCCGTGCGCGAGGCGGAGGGGGCGTCGGCTGGGGCGTTCGCCGCCGATGCCGTCCGGCAGCGCCTCGCTCTCGCTCAGGCCGCGCTGTTGTCCGCGCTCGTCGCCGGTACGCCCGTGCCGGAGGGGTTCGACCGGGTGCGGCTCGGCGTGCAGGCGCGGGCGCTCGCCGGGAAGCGGGCGGACGTCGTGGCGAAGGTCGCGCCCGAGTTGCCGGTGATTCTCAAGGACGGGTATCGGCGGGCGTTCCTGGCGTACAGCCACGGGCACCCGATGACCGACGGCTATCGACGCGACGCGCTGGACTTCGCCGGGTATCTGCTGGCCGAGGGGCGGATCGAGGACGCGCGGGTGCGGGCGGAGTTGCGGGAGTGGTGGCTGGAGCGATCGGGACCGAGGCCGCGGTCACGGCGGCCCGGGGTGCGGCTGGCCCGGGCCACGCGGCGCGTGCTGCTACGTCGGTGA
- a CDS encoding SulP family inorganic anion transporter gives MMTKFPHLRQDFAASLVVFLVALPLCVGVAVASGVPAELGLVTGIVGGIVTGLMRGSSLQVSGPAAGLTVLVFEAVQEFGLPVLGVLVLATGLLQLLMGALKLGRWFRAISVSVVEGMLAGIGLVLIAGQLYAVADAKAPASGLEKIAGLPGALAEAVGNTGALASLGLGAGTIAVLVLWKRMPSKVRTIPGPLAAVGLATLATVVFSLPVATVEVKGLLGSIQPPSLSAFGELGHVGVLATMVAFTLIASAESLFSAAAVDRLHDGPRTEYDKELMAQGAGNAVCGALGALPMTAVIVRSSANVQAGAKTKASRVMHGVWLLLFAALLPAALALIPIPALAGILVHAGWKLIPFRGIVSLWRGHRGEALILVVTAVSIVAVNMFEGVLIGLALSVAKTAWEASHVKLEVIDKGAGPIQAYLSGNATFLRLPKILDSLEALPQDRPVELDLSGLHHLDHACRTALETWAERHSAAGTEPVRVTAP, from the coding sequence ATGATGACCAAGTTCCCCCACCTGCGGCAGGACTTCGCCGCCTCGTTGGTCGTCTTCCTGGTCGCGCTGCCGCTGTGCGTCGGCGTCGCCGTCGCCTCCGGCGTCCCGGCCGAGCTCGGGCTCGTCACCGGCATCGTGGGCGGCATCGTCACCGGGCTGATGCGCGGCAGCAGCCTTCAGGTCTCCGGGCCCGCCGCCGGTCTGACCGTGCTGGTCTTCGAGGCCGTCCAGGAGTTCGGGCTGCCGGTCCTCGGTGTGCTCGTGCTCGCCACCGGCCTGCTCCAGCTCCTCATGGGCGCCCTGAAGCTGGGGCGCTGGTTCCGGGCCATCTCGGTCTCCGTCGTCGAGGGCATGCTGGCCGGCATCGGCCTTGTGCTCATCGCCGGACAGCTCTACGCGGTCGCGGACGCCAAGGCGCCCGCCTCCGGCCTGGAGAAAATAGCCGGGCTTCCCGGCGCGCTCGCCGAGGCCGTAGGGAACACCGGGGCGCTGGCCTCGCTCGGACTGGGCGCCGGCACCATCGCCGTCCTGGTGCTGTGGAAGCGGATGCCGAGCAAGGTGCGCACGATTCCCGGTCCGCTCGCCGCGGTCGGTCTGGCGACCCTGGCGACCGTGGTGTTCTCCCTGCCCGTCGCCACCGTCGAGGTCAAGGGGCTGCTGGGCTCCATCCAGCCGCCGTCCCTGAGCGCCTTCGGCGAGCTCGGACACGTCGGCGTGCTCGCCACGATGGTCGCCTTCACGCTCATCGCGTCGGCCGAGTCGCTGTTCAGCGCCGCGGCCGTGGACCGGCTGCACGACGGGCCGCGCACCGAGTACGACAAGGAGCTGATGGCGCAGGGCGCGGGCAACGCGGTCTGCGGTGCGCTCGGCGCGCTGCCGATGACCGCGGTCATCGTGCGCAGCTCCGCCAACGTCCAGGCGGGCGCGAAGACCAAGGCGTCCCGTGTCATGCACGGCGTGTGGCTGCTGCTGTTCGCGGCGCTGCTGCCCGCCGCCCTGGCGCTGATCCCGATCCCGGCACTGGCCGGCATCCTGGTCCACGCGGGCTGGAAGCTGATCCCCTTCCGCGGGATCGTCTCCCTGTGGCGGGGCCACCGGGGCGAGGCGCTGATCCTCGTCGTCACCGCCGTCTCCATCGTCGCGGTGAACATGTTCGAGGGCGTGCTCATCGGTCTGGCCCTGTCGGTCGCCAAGACCGCCTGGGAGGCCTCGCACGTGAAGCTGGAGGTCATCGACAAGGGCGCCGGACCGATCCAGGCGTACCTGTCGGGCAACGCGACCTTCCTCAGGCTGCCGAAGATCCTCGACAGCCTGGAGGCCCTGCCCCAGGACCGCCCGGTGGAGCTGGACCTGTCCGGCCTGCACCACCTCGACCACGCCTGCCGTACGGCCCTGGAGACCTGGGCCGAGCGCCACAGCGCGGCAGGGACGGAACCGGTGCGGGTGACGGCGCCCTGA
- a CDS encoding serine/threonine-protein kinase: MNAPGDVVDGRFELVERLGSGGMGTVWRARDTVLHREVALKAVRSDADTVALVRERVMREARALARLNHPHVVTVHQIVAADPHPWIVMELVPGISLQRRLDDGPLTPVEAARLGRQVLAALRAAHAAGIQHRDVKPANILLRPDGDAVLTDFGIAALQGTTALTATGELVGSPEYMAPERIRGHDDDPAADLWSLGVVLYVCVEGVSPLRRPTTLATLAAVLDAPLPAPTRSGPLTPVLDALLVRDPAARPDAARLDAMLAEVAAGATPHPARPTLTAGAPHHRMPTPPPVPTRPDTPLPTVPQQSRGPRRRTPLVVAASAALVIATATALVFALRPGDTDGDGDDKAGGTTAPTVTRSAPNPTPQQPSPSPTPGSTPPARTPIGTPEGRWIAQLHSEPIASGTAARDRQLAAIRRSVPEATVLRSDDYASLRGGYWVIYAPGPFTDGRAALTFCAERGRTTANTCLGRYLSTDATDSTLQCRPPATAPTGSCTRTD; this comes from the coding sequence ATGAACGCACCGGGGGATGTCGTCGACGGCCGGTTCGAGCTGGTGGAGCGGCTCGGCAGCGGCGGAATGGGCACCGTGTGGCGGGCTCGCGACACGGTGCTGCACCGCGAGGTCGCACTCAAGGCGGTCCGGTCCGACGCGGACACGGTCGCCCTGGTGCGCGAGCGGGTGATGCGGGAGGCGCGGGCGCTGGCCCGGCTCAACCATCCGCATGTGGTGACGGTTCATCAGATCGTGGCCGCCGATCCGCATCCGTGGATCGTGATGGAGCTGGTCCCGGGCATCTCGCTCCAACGTCGGCTGGACGACGGCCCGTTGACCCCGGTGGAGGCGGCCCGCCTCGGCCGCCAGGTGCTCGCCGCGCTGCGGGCCGCGCACGCGGCGGGCATCCAGCACCGGGACGTCAAACCCGCCAACATCCTCCTGCGGCCCGACGGCGACGCCGTCCTCACCGACTTCGGCATCGCCGCCCTGCAGGGCACGACGGCCCTCACGGCCACCGGCGAGCTGGTCGGTTCACCCGAGTACATGGCCCCCGAGCGGATCAGGGGGCACGACGACGACCCGGCCGCCGACCTGTGGTCGCTGGGCGTGGTCCTGTACGTGTGCGTGGAGGGCGTCAGCCCCCTGCGCCGCCCCACCACCCTCGCCACCCTGGCCGCCGTACTCGACGCCCCGCTCCCGGCACCGACCCGCTCGGGCCCGCTGACGCCGGTGCTCGACGCCCTGCTGGTACGCGACCCGGCGGCCCGCCCGGACGCCGCCCGGCTGGACGCGATGCTGGCGGAGGTGGCGGCGGGGGCGACACCGCACCCGGCTCGGCCGACACTGACCGCCGGCGCCCCGCACCACCGGATGCCGACCCCGCCGCCCGTCCCCACCCGGCCGGACACCCCACTCCCGACGGTTCCGCAGCAGTCGCGGGGTCCTCGACGCCGTACACCACTCGTGGTGGCCGCGAGCGCGGCGCTGGTGATCGCCACGGCGACGGCCCTGGTCTTCGCGCTGCGCCCCGGCGACACCGACGGCGACGGCGACGACAAGGCCGGTGGCACCACGGCCCCGACGGTCACGAGATCCGCCCCCAACCCGACACCACAGCAGCCGTCCCCCTCACCGACTCCCGGCTCGACGCCCCCCGCTCGCACACCCATCGGCACGCCGGAAGGCCGCTGGATCGCCCAGCTCCACTCCGAACCCATCGCCTCGGGCACCGCCGCCCGCGACCGGCAACTCGCCGCCATCCGCCGATCCGTGCCGGAGGCGACCGTCCTGCGCAGCGACGACTACGCCTCCCTGCGCGGCGGCTACTGGGTCATCTACGCCCCCGGCCCCTTCACCGACGGCCGCGCCGCCCTGACCTTCTGCGCCGAGCGCGGCCGCACCACGGCGAACACCTGCCTCGGCCGCTACCTGAGCACAGACGCGACCGACTCCACCCTCCAATGCCGCCCCCCGGCCACCGCACCGACGGGCTCCTGCACCCGCACCGACTGA
- a CDS encoding ABC transporter translates to MNALLRYQAALLARSQRWLPPFILYAVFLGVGVQSGQPVLDSLGYAAAALLPVAAWLVRICVTNEPPAARSCVSAAVGPGRAHLAALLVALAASAALGTVATVFVTLISNPVSADLQTRVPRWPAGAAGLLAALACALLGTAVGALTTWPLLRSTGRAVPTMLLAALMSVVVTGSPAQAAVSGLVTGSRSGTVPVPLLPLAAAALLTAAAIAAACALTSRRSP, encoded by the coding sequence ATGAACGCCCTCCTCCGCTACCAGGCCGCCCTGCTGGCCCGCTCGCAGCGCTGGCTGCCGCCGTTCATCCTGTACGCCGTCTTCCTCGGCGTCGGTGTGCAGAGCGGGCAGCCCGTGCTCGACTCGCTCGGCTACGCGGCCGCGGCCCTGCTGCCCGTCGCCGCCTGGCTGGTGCGGATCTGCGTCACCAACGAGCCGCCCGCCGCCCGCAGTTGTGTCTCCGCGGCCGTCGGCCCGGGGCGCGCGCACCTCGCCGCGCTGTTGGTGGCGCTGGCCGCGTCGGCGGCGCTCGGCACGGTGGCGACCGTCTTCGTGACCCTGATCAGCAACCCGGTCAGCGCCGACCTCCAGACCCGAGTGCCACGGTGGCCCGCGGGCGCCGCCGGGCTGCTCGCCGCGCTGGCCTGCGCCCTGCTCGGCACCGCCGTCGGTGCCCTCACCACCTGGCCGCTGCTGCGCTCGACCGGCCGCGCGGTCCCCACGATGCTGCTCGCGGCCCTGATGTCGGTGGTGGTGACCGGCTCCCCGGCCCAGGCGGCGGTCAGCGGCCTGGTCACCGGCTCCCGCTCGGGCACGGTTCCCGTGCCCCTGCTGCCCCTGGCCGCGGCGGCCCTGCTCACGGCGGCGGCGATCGCCGCCGCCTGCGCGCTCACGTCCCGCAGGTCACCCTGA
- a CDS encoding slipin family protein, with protein MVEELLGAAVGVGVAGLVYLAAAARVVKQYERGVILRLGRLRGTVREPGFTLIVPAVDRLHKVNMQIVTMPVPAQEGITRDNVTVRVDAVVYFKVVDAASAIINVEDYRFAVSQMAQTSLRSIIGKSDLDDLLSNREKLNQGLELMIDSPAIGWGVQIDRVEIKDVSLPDTMKRSMARQAEADRERRARVINADAELQASKKLAEAAHQMADAPSALQLRLLQTVMAVAAEKNSTLVLPIPVELLRFLERGAQPPPDHEAIKESEPDTTPGQPLQK; from the coding sequence ATGGTCGAGGAGCTGCTGGGCGCGGCCGTAGGTGTCGGCGTGGCGGGACTGGTGTACCTCGCGGCTGCCGCGCGGGTCGTCAAGCAGTATGAACGCGGGGTGATCCTGCGACTCGGACGTCTGCGGGGCACCGTACGCGAGCCGGGATTCACGCTGATCGTCCCCGCCGTGGACCGGCTCCACAAGGTCAACATGCAGATCGTGACGATGCCCGTGCCCGCACAGGAGGGCATCACCCGCGACAACGTCACCGTGCGGGTCGACGCGGTCGTGTACTTCAAGGTCGTGGACGCGGCCTCCGCGATCATCAACGTCGAGGACTATCGCTTCGCGGTCTCCCAGATGGCGCAGACGTCGCTGCGCTCGATCATCGGCAAGAGCGATCTGGACGATCTGCTGTCCAACCGCGAGAAGCTCAACCAGGGCCTGGAGCTGATGATCGACAGCCCGGCGATCGGCTGGGGCGTGCAGATCGACCGTGTCGAGATCAAGGACGTGTCCCTCCCGGACACGATGAAGCGCTCCATGGCCCGGCAGGCCGAGGCCGACCGTGAGCGGCGGGCCCGGGTCATCAACGCCGACGCCGAACTCCAGGCCTCCAAGAAGCTGGCCGAAGCCGCGCACCAGATGGCCGACGCGCCCTCCGCCCTCCAGCTGCGGCTGCTGCAGACGGTGATGGCGGTGGCGGCGGAGAAGAACTCCACGCTGGTGCTGCCGATCCCGGTGGAGTTGCTGCGGTTCCTGGAGAGGGGTGCGCAGCCGCCGCCGGACCACGAGGCCATCAAGGAATCCGAGCCGGACACCACGCCCGGACAGCCCCTTCAGAAGTGA
- a CDS encoding carbonic anhydrase yields the protein MQPLIDNARTFGQRPEEFAKLAEGQSPQVLFITCSDSRVVPALITGARPGELFELRTAGNIVPPYVSEHPTSEAATIEYAVEVLGVSDIVVCGHSHCGAVGALVRGDDLDAVPAVRDWLSHATPRPAGAAEDPEVAEGVQAHVLTQLLRLRSYPFIEKKLKERQLSLHGWYYEVHKGAVRAHSAETDAFEAL from the coding sequence ATGCAGCCCCTCATCGACAACGCCCGTACGTTCGGACAGCGCCCTGAGGAGTTCGCCAAGCTGGCCGAAGGGCAGTCCCCGCAGGTCCTGTTCATCACCTGCTCCGACTCCCGCGTCGTACCCGCCCTCATCACGGGCGCCCGCCCCGGCGAGCTCTTCGAGCTGCGCACCGCGGGCAACATCGTCCCGCCGTACGTCTCCGAGCACCCCACCAGCGAGGCGGCCACCATCGAGTACGCCGTGGAGGTCCTCGGCGTCAGCGACATCGTGGTCTGCGGCCACTCGCACTGCGGTGCCGTCGGCGCGCTCGTGCGCGGCGACGACCTGGACGCCGTACCGGCCGTGCGCGACTGGCTCTCGCACGCCACCCCGCGCCCTGCGGGCGCCGCAGAGGACCCGGAGGTCGCCGAAGGCGTCCAGGCCCATGTGCTGACGCAGCTGCTGCGGCTGCGCTCGTACCCGTTCATCGAGAAGAAGCTGAAGGAGCGTCAACTGAGCCTGCACGGCTGGTACTACGAGGTGCACAAGGGCGCCGTGCGCGCCCACAGCGCCGAGACCGACGCGTTCGAGGCGCTGTGA
- a CDS encoding polysaccharide deacetylase family protein produces the protein MITLVRCVTAVCALGAALSALAACAPEATRAPLPAPSATAASSPTARPPTLAPGPAGLTPVFEHGPRARDKTVALTFDADMTSDQGPRAASGERFDNPGLVAALRELKVPATVFMTGRWAEQYPGQARAIGRDPLFEVANHSYSHHAFTDDCYGLPTVTEERMRADVERAYAAFRKVGVRDAMPYFRFPGGCYDRRALKALTPAGVTAVQWDVVSGDAFATDARAVAQEVLDGVRPGSVVVLHCTLSAAPTTERVVRRVVPELRGKGFRFVKVSELIGAARGRR, from the coding sequence GTGATCACTCTTGTACGATGCGTCACGGCCGTCTGCGCCCTGGGCGCGGCGCTGAGCGCACTCGCCGCGTGTGCGCCCGAGGCGACGCGCGCTCCCCTGCCGGCCCCCAGCGCCACCGCCGCCTCCTCCCCCACGGCCAGGCCTCCGACCCTCGCGCCCGGCCCCGCCGGCCTGACCCCCGTCTTCGAGCACGGCCCCCGCGCTCGGGACAAGACCGTCGCGCTCACCTTCGACGCGGACATGACCTCCGATCAGGGGCCCCGGGCGGCGAGCGGCGAGCGGTTCGACAATCCGGGGCTCGTCGCGGCCCTGCGCGAGCTGAAGGTGCCGGCGACCGTGTTCATGACGGGCCGGTGGGCCGAGCAGTATCCGGGGCAGGCCCGGGCCATCGGGCGGGACCCGCTCTTCGAGGTCGCCAACCACTCGTACAGCCACCACGCCTTCACCGACGACTGCTACGGGCTGCCGACCGTCACCGAGGAGCGGATGCGGGCGGATGTGGAGCGGGCGTACGCCGCATTCCGGAAGGTGGGGGTGCGGGACGCGATGCCGTACTTCCGGTTTCCCGGCGGCTGTTACGACCGGCGTGCTCTGAAGGCGCTGACCCCGGCGGGTGTCACCGCCGTGCAGTGGGACGTGGTGAGCGGGGACGCGTTCGCGACGGACGCCCGCGCGGTCGCCCAGGAGGTGCTGGACGGGGTGCGGCCCGGGTCCGTGGTCGTCCTGCACTGCACGCTCAGTGCCGCTCCGACGACCGAGCGGGTGGTGCGGCGCGTCGTGCCCGAGCTGCGCGGGAAGGGCTTCCGGTTCGTCAAGGTCTCCGAGCTGATCGGGGCCGCCCGCGGGCGGCGGTGA
- a CDS encoding ATP-binding cassette domain-containing protein, producing the protein MQRDLRLDNVGRRYGIRGPWVLRGVHLTVPPGTLIRIDGPNGTGKSTLLRLLARIDAPSEGRVTGRPRTAYVPERFPTALPFTALGYLTHLGTVHGLSRPAATRAALEWLDRFGAAPYARTPMAQLSKGSSQKVAVVQALLAEPELLVLDEAWTGLDADARAELERAVAERTAGGTAVVFVDHDPSRLAGAPDATYTVRDAGLDRRTEQVPSDPTGPHVIVVVQGPRGGQLPTDVPRTVTSAEEPTPGTHRLTVPASHSDVLLRILLTARPSWHVVSVSQERPAQPETESRR; encoded by the coding sequence ATGCAACGCGATCTTCGTCTGGACAACGTAGGCCGCCGCTACGGCATACGCGGCCCATGGGTCTTACGCGGCGTCCACCTCACCGTGCCCCCCGGCACGCTCATCCGCATCGACGGACCCAACGGCACCGGCAAGTCCACCCTCCTGCGCCTGCTGGCCCGCATAGACGCCCCCTCCGAAGGCCGCGTCACCGGCCGCCCCCGCACCGCCTACGTCCCCGAGCGCTTCCCCACGGCCCTCCCCTTCACCGCCCTCGGCTACCTGACCCACCTCGGCACGGTCCACGGCCTCTCCCGGCCGGCGGCCACCCGTGCCGCCCTGGAGTGGCTCGACCGCTTCGGCGCCGCCCCTTACGCCCGTACGCCGATGGCCCAGTTGTCGAAGGGCAGCAGCCAGAAGGTCGCCGTCGTACAGGCCCTCCTCGCCGAACCGGAGCTGCTCGTCCTGGACGAGGCGTGGACCGGCCTCGACGCCGACGCCCGCGCGGAGCTGGAGCGTGCCGTCGCCGAACGCACGGCGGGCGGCACCGCCGTGGTGTTCGTGGATCACGACCCGAGCCGCCTGGCGGGGGCGCCCGACGCGACGTACACCGTGCGCGACGCGGGCCTGGACCGCCGTACGGAACAGGTGCCTTCGGATCCCACCGGCCCGCACGTGATCGTCGTCGTCCAGGGCCCGCGGGGCGGACAGCTCCCCACCGATGTGCCCCGCACCGTCACCTCGGCCGAGGAACCCACGCCCGGCACCCACCGCCTCACCGTCCCCGCGTCCCACTCGGACGTCCTCCTGCGCATCCTGCTGACCGCCCGTCCGTCATGGCACGTGGTGAGCGTGAGCCAGGAGAGACCTGCCCAACCCGAAACCGAGAGCCGCCGATGA
- a CDS encoding aminoacyl-tRNA hydrolase, with protein sequence MTSDPSVPDASPFRTEPSTRDQAPQFVLPLVVRIERAAPPPRTDALETAARAVLVMLSDERSLGEGEWAEAVRDWQDARIRKVVRRARGAEWRRAEGLPGITVTGKSAEVRVFPPVPLDGWPKELAKLQVSGTDLDDPERPVDADPSAPVLWLNPELDMSAGKTMAQAGHAAQLAWWELSDEERDAWRDAGFPLAVRTAQPGRWAELTTSGLPLVRDAGFTEIAPGSCTVVADHPALRRTPGV encoded by the coding sequence GTGACCAGTGATCCCTCCGTTCCCGACGCCAGCCCCTTTCGCACCGAGCCTTCGACGCGCGACCAGGCACCTCAGTTCGTGCTGCCCCTCGTCGTCCGCATCGAGCGGGCCGCTCCCCCGCCCCGTACGGACGCCCTGGAAACCGCTGCCCGCGCCGTGCTGGTCATGCTGAGCGACGAGCGGTCCCTCGGCGAAGGCGAGTGGGCCGAGGCCGTGCGGGACTGGCAGGACGCCCGTATCCGCAAGGTGGTGCGGCGGGCCCGTGGAGCGGAGTGGCGGCGGGCCGAAGGGCTGCCGGGTATCACTGTCACCGGCAAGTCGGCCGAGGTGCGGGTGTTCCCGCCCGTGCCCCTGGACGGGTGGCCCAAGGAGCTGGCGAAGCTCCAGGTCTCCGGGACCGACCTCGACGATCCGGAGCGGCCCGTGGACGCCGATCCGTCGGCGCCCGTGCTCTGGCTGAACCCCGAACTCGACATGTCGGCCGGCAAGACGATGGCGCAGGCGGGGCACGCGGCGCAGCTCGCCTGGTGGGAGCTGTCGGACGAGGAGCGGGACGCCTGGCGCGACGCGGGGTTTCCGCTCGCCGTACGGACCGCACAGCCGGGGCGCTGGGCCGAGCTGACGACCAGTGGGCTGCCGTTGGTCCGTGACGCGGGGTTCACGGAGATCGCGCCCGGGTCGTGCACGGTCGTCGCCGATCATCCGGCGCTGCGGCGGACGCCGGGCGTTTGA